The following proteins are encoded in a genomic region of Oryzias latipes chromosome 17, ASM223467v1:
- the LOC101172280 gene encoding RING finger protein 11 has protein sequence MGNCLKSHTSDDISLLHDSQSDRASFGDGVDPDLEPPPPYQEQAHMPTYHPTPSQARLATQLTEEEQIRIAQRIGLIQHLPKGVYDGGQDGSEKKIRECVICMLDFVYGDPIRFLPCMHIYHMDCIDDWLMRSFTCPSCMEPVDAALLSTYETN, from the exons ATGGGCAACTGTCTGAAGTCTCACACCTCGGATGATATTTCTCTGCTGCACGATTCCCAGTCCGACCGGGCGAGTTTCGGTGACGGAGTGGATCCGGACCTGGAGCCCCCTCCACCTTACCAG GAGCAGGCGCACATGCCTACATACCACCCTACGCCCAGTCAAGCTCGTCTGGCGACCCAGCtcacagaggaggagcagatcCGCATAGCTCAGCGCATCGGCCTCATCCAGCACCTCCCTAAGGGGGTTTATGATGGAGGGCAAGACGGCTCTGAGAAGAAAATAAGAGA ATGCGTGATTTGTATGCTGGACTTTGTTTACGGGGACCCCATCAGATTCCTGCCGTGTATGCACATCTACCACATGGACTGTATAGACGACTGGCTGATGAGGTCCTTTACTTGCCCCTCCTGCATGGAGCCCGTGGATGCTGCCCTTCTTTCCACCTATGAGACCAACTGA
- the rpe65 gene encoding retinoid isomerohydrolase produces the protein MVSRFEHPAGSYKKIFETCEELAEPLPTTVTGRIPSYLRGSLLRLGPGLFEVGDEPFYHLFDGQAFMHKFDFKNGQVTYFNKFIRTDAYVRAITEKRVVITEFGTFAYPDPCKNIFSRFFSYFKGVEVTDNCLVNVYPIGEDFYAVTETNYITKVNTDTLETLKKVDMCNYVNINGVTAHPHIEADGTVYNIGNCMGKGATLAYNIVKIPPTQKDKSDPIEKSKVVVQFPSAERFKPSYVHSFGMSENYFVFVETPVKINLLKFLSAWSIRGSNYMDCFESNEAQGTNFHIAKKSPGEYIDLKFKGAAIGMFHHINTYEDDGFLVVDLCAWKGFEFVYNYLWLANLRANWDEVKKAAMMAPQPEVRRYVIPLDVHKEEQGKNLVSLPYTTATATMHSDGMVWLEPEVLFSGPRQAFEFPQIDYKRHGGRNYTYAYALGLNHFIPDRICKLNVKTKETWVWQEPDSYPSEPLFVQNPDGVDEDDGILLTIVAAPGAQKPAYLLILNAKDLSEVARAEVDYSIPVTFHGMYKP, from the exons atggtcAGCAG ATTTGAACATCCAGCTGGCAGCTACAAGAAAATTTTTGAGACTTGTGAGGAGCTTGCTGAACCACTGCCAACAACCGTTACAG GCAGGATCCCTTCATATCTGAGAGGAAGTCTTCTCCGTTTGGGGCCTGGACTTTTTGAGGTTGGGGATGAGCCCTTCTACCACCTCTTTGATGGCCAGGCCTTCATGCATAAATTTGACTTCAAGAATGGCCAGGTCACCTACTTCAACAA ATTTATCAGGACAGATGCATACGTGCGAGCCATCACAGAGAAACGTGTGGTGATCACTGAGTTTGGGACATTTGCATACCCAGATCCATGTAAAAACATCTTCTCCag gtttttctcatattttaagGGAGTTGAGGTCACCGACAATTGTTTGGTGAACGTCTACCCAATTGGAGAAGATTTCTATGCTGTGACAGAAACCAACTACATCACTAAAGTGAACACAGACACCCTGGAGACTCTGAAGAAG GTTGACATGTGCAACTATGTGAACATTAATGGGGTGACAGCTCACCCTCACATCGAGGCAGATGGCACTGTGTACAACATTGGAAACTGCATGGGAAAAGGGGCCACACTGGCCTACAACATTGTCAAGATACCTCCCACTCAGAAAG ataagtCTGATCCCATTGAGAAATCTAAGGTGGTGGTGCAGTTCCCTAGTGCTGAGAGGTTCAAGCCGTCATATGTGCACAG TTTTGGTATGTCGGAGAACTATTTTGTCTTTGTGGAAACTCCGGTGAAAATCAACCTGCTAAAGTTTCTGAGTGCCTGGAGCATCCGAGGCTCCAACTACATGGACTGCTTTGAGTCCAATGAGGCCCAGGGA ACCAATTTCCACATTGCCAAGAAATCCCCTGGTGAGTACATTGATCTGAAGTTCAAAGGAGCAGCAATAGGAATGTTTCACCACATCAACACCTACGAGGACGATGGATTTCTGGTTGTGGACCTGTGTGCCTGGAAAGG CTTTGAGTTTGTCTACAACTACCTCTGGCTGGCCAACCTGAGAGCTAACTGGGATGAGGTGAAGAAGGCCGCCATGATGGCCCCCCAGCCAGAGGTGCGCAGATATGTCATTCCCCTGGACGTCCACAAG GAGGAGCAGGGAAAAAATCTGGTCAGTCTGCCGTACACCACGGCCACTGCAACGATGCACTCTGACGGGATGGTGTGGTTGGAGCCTGAGGTGCTGTTTTCTGGACCTCGGCAAG ctttcGAGTTTCCTCAGATCGACTACAAAAGACACGGAGGAAGGAACTACACCTATGCCTATGCTCTGGGTCTGAACCATTTTATACCAGACAGG ATCTGCAAGCTGAATGTGAAGACCAAAGAGACGTGGGTGTGGCAGGAGCCTGACTCTTATCCCTCCGAGCCTCTGTTTGTGCAGAATCCTGATGGGGTGGATGAGGACGACG GAATTCTGCTTACTATAGTGGCAGCTCCCGGAGCCCAGAAGCCCGCCTACCTCCTCATCCTCAACGCCAAGGATCTGTCGGAGGTCGCCAGAGCAGAAGTGGATTATTCCATTCCTGTCACCTTCCATGGGATGTACAAACCCTGA